Part of the Candidatus Polarisedimenticolia bacterium genome is shown below.
ACCCTGAGGCCGGGAGAGCGGCTCCGAATCGCCACGCCGGGGGGCGGGGGATGGGGAAAGGCGCCACGGCGGATTTGACGGAGAGTGTTGCCCTTGGCTACACTACGACGTTAACTTATTGTTCTGAAACCACCTAGAGCCTCTGGCAGGTGCCGATGGTCGGCTTCGTGAATGACGCGCTGGAACATGTCGGCGGAATCAGCTTGCTGGCCCGCGACACGGTGCGCCAGGGCTTCCGCCGCCCCAGGGAATGGCGCAACCTGGTGGAGCAGATTCACCACCTGGGTGTCGGGTCGGCTCCCATCGTTCTGACCACGGCCTTGTTCACCGGAATGGTCCTCGCGCTGCAGACGGCGGCCTCCTGGGCCGCCTTCGGCAAGCTTCTTATCGGCGACGTCGTCTCGCTTTCGATCGTCCGCGAGCTCGGGCCGGTACTCTCGGCCCTGATGATTGGAGGCCGGGTGGGCGCCGGTATCACCGCCGAGATCGGCACGATGAAAGTGACCGAGCAGATCGACGCGATCCGGGCGCTGGCGGCCGATCCGGTCAAGAAGCTGGTATTTCCGAAGGTCCTGGCGACCACCTTCATGCTCCCGGTCCTCACGATCCTGGGGGATTTCGTCGGCATCGTGGGGGGATGGATGATTGCCTGCTCCGAGCTGGGGCAGACCTCGGATTTCTACCTCAAGCACGTGCGCACGGCGCTGAACGTCAACGACATCTTCAGCGGCATCGGCAAGACGGTGTTCTTCGGGCTGTTCATCTCGACGATCGCCTGTTACAACGGGATGCGCACGTCGGGCGGCGCCGACGGCGTGGGGCGGGCCACCACGCAGACGGTGGTGTCGGCGTCGATTGCGGTGCTCATCTCGGATTTCTTCCTGACCAAGCTCTTCCTGATCTTCTAGCGATGGAGAGTGCCTTCATCCGCTACGAGGATCTGCACAAGCGGTTCGGCGAGAACGTCGTCCTGCGCGGCGTCACCCTGTCGGTGGCCCACGGCGAGACGATCGTCATCTTGGGAGGGAGCGGCAGCGGCAAGTCGGTCCTCCTGCGCCATACCATCGGCCTGATGGTTCCCGATCGCGGGCGGGTCGTGGTCGACGGGACCGATCTTTCGAACCTGTCGGAAGAGGAG
Proteins encoded:
- a CDS encoding ABC transporter permease gives rise to the protein MVGFVNDALEHVGGISLLARDTVRQGFRRPREWRNLVEQIHHLGVGSAPIVLTTALFTGMVLALQTAASWAAFGKLLIGDVVSLSIVRELGPVLSALMIGGRVGAGITAEIGTMKVTEQIDAIRALAADPVKKLVFPKVLATTFMLPVLTILGDFVGIVGGWMIACSELGQTSDFYLKHVRTALNVNDIFSGIGKTVFFGLFISTIACYNGMRTSGGADGVGRATTQTVVSASIAVLISDFFLTKLFLIF